The genomic DNA TCatcttttgtatatatatatatatagtgtccttatgaataaaaaatatagataaatactTTGTTAGAGAACACGGTgtctataatttttatttttagagaatatgatatatatttttttttttttgtaaatccgTCAATGTACAATAATACTTTAATatcaatataaaattttatttatggatcacaataatttaagataaattaaatggattaacaATTTTAtacattgaaaaaaatatttgagaaaatATTGAATATGATATTATtgatagttttatttttaaaagtgcATCATAAAAATACTTTAATGAGTTACATCTATTTTTTAAAGATGTATATATTTTATGATGaataatgtaattttttttttaagaaacagTACTtgaaagataaaattaaaatatgattTATAGTTACGCTCCAGGGCCTTTAAACAACAAGAATTGATTTCGTTAGCTACACCCGTGGGATAGGCACACTTTAGCAccattttcataaaaccaaagatgatatttttattaaaaaattaaaaaaatatttattattattattattaaaattcaaatatttaactttttaaattaattaattttgaaaaaggtcCATATGATCCCCTGGAATTTTTTTATcgatcaaaaaataaataaattaaaaagcgcTAGCAAATACTTCATCCAGACTCTATTCTTACTCTAAATTATAACTGTTTTActtgttttaaaatcatttaacatAGCTAACTATAACAATTTTAAAATCATTgttatcaaattaataaagattttaattaaatttgaccaacttaagaaaaattatttttgatacctatataatatttttttgacAATTGTCCAGAGGGCGTAAGCAGAGGTATCAATTCAAATAAATCGGATCATATTCAGATTAagctgaattttttttataaaaatcttaatttgaatctaaatacaatctaaaatCCTTAAAATCAAACTCAAATCCAACAAATCCAAATTCGATTCGAATaacttgattaaaaataattttttttactattttctctataattctacacttttatctcaataatttattattatcatactaacattcatattgacatatatacacatatcttaatttttaaaataaaatttaatttaatcctaaaAAATTACTAAAATCTAAATTTGAGTCAATCTGATCAACCTAAACCTGATCCAAAAATTTCTATCCCGAAAATCCTTCAACCCAAACCCCATCCGAACCTGACCTAAATCCAAAAACCTCCAACCCGAGTTTGATTTTTTTCCGATCGACTCGGGTCAGGTCGTCAGATCGAATTCATTTTTAACATCCCCAGACATAAACAAATTTAAGAATTGATCAAAAGGCGCATTATAATTTGATAATTATCAAAGGGTGAATTCAACTATCTACTCTTTTCCTTTTATCACTCTCATCAACCTCTGCTTTTCAAACATTTTCTAAGATATCCAGGTCACATTTTAAAAGCATCTACATTAGTGTTACTATAGGAATGTTATAACATCTAAATGATATTATAAATTAATGTGTATAAGTGTTATAACATTTATATATTAATAGTGTTCAATTCTTTGAAcggattttatataaaaaatttaaaaataaaaacaaaaattttagatataaaaaatatagatgGATAATAGAGGTTATAAATAATTAatgttaatattaaaatgaatAGGTGTATTAAATAGAAGAGATATTAATATATCAAGTGACATAGTATTCGAAGAGCTAATATCAATTTAGATATCTTGAAAATTGTAATTAAATggaaagtaaaaaaattttaaataacggAGTTAAAAAACAAGAGATATTTTTCTGAGCGGTAGTCAGAATCCATAATgataaaagataataaaataaagaacaataatgaaaaaaaaaatcgaagATAAAGTAGATATAAGCTACTTAATTAAATATCCACAAGCAATTATGTAAATACACATATAACTATGAGTTTATCCATTTTTATCATCAGTGTATGTACCATTTCAACTCTCTTTGTTTTAATATCTCCATTAATATCATTGACTTGTCAATTCAATGGTTGCTGCTCTCATGGCGATTTCCATACTGTTCATTCCTTTCTTATCCTTGTTCGCCTCGCAGCTTTCGTCTTTGATCACACATCTCCGACGCAGACTTCAAATCGGTGAAAAAACGATGAAGATATCGAGGAAAGGAAGCTTTGTTTCGGTAATGGCATGATTAAGGACTAAGGAGGCGACAAATCTTGGTTTTGTGCCTTTGTTAGTGCAATGGCTTGAGCTAGGAGACAAAAAGCTACGCCCTTTCCCTTCCGTGCCCTTTCGCCTTTCGAGGATCGCTTTTCCACGCGAAAGGAGGATGTTTTCGGGGTTGATCCGCCGACCGGAAGCTTCGATTTTGCCGGAGGAGGCGCAGGGCCCGAGCCTGGCGCTGACGGCGGAGCCCAAGCCGCGCCTCCGATGGACATCCGAGCTCCACGATCGCTTCGTCGACGCCGTCGCTCATCTTGGGGGACCTGAAAGTAAGTATCCTTtgcccttcattgatgctctccctACTCCTTTTCTCCATAGATGACAAACAAATACCGAATCGTGAACTGCTTGCTTTCTAGGTCGTTTTCTGATTGATTTTCCCCTTTAAAACGCATCCAGATTTGAGTTTCCTTGCCGATTGACTCCAGATTTACTTTGTGATCCTATTGGGAGTTCATTGTGTCTCCTGATTGCCTGGAATCGCATCTCTTTGAATCCTCTCTAGTTAGAACACCATTTACACTTTCGATTTCAGTGAAGTGTGTGCTTTGGTTCTTTGGAGAATTGGAGGGATCTCCAAAGGGTGATTTGAGGTGGCATTCTATGAATTTGAAGCAGCACTAGAATGATCTGCAACCCTAATAAATGATATCGGAGGCATTTGCTAAGCAGCAGTAGTGTGTTTGATGCTAAAGCTGCAATGGAAGTGATGCAAGACTTTTCTTGAGGTGAACTCATTCTTCAAAGGAAAAAAGGATGCAGTTCTTCACCTAATTCTTGTCGATGTGCAACAAAGGCCATTTGCAAGGACAGCCGGCTGCAGGAACATGTTCATCTATAGAGGAGTGCAATAGAAGGCTGCACCATTATGTCGAACACATTGCTTCCCTTAAATAGGACTGAGTACATATGTAATCACACAACCAAGAGGAACACGAACATGCATATCTATGGGGAGAAGCCTCCCTTTAAGTGGATTGAAAAGGGGAGGGGTAGGTTGCTTTGATACCAAGTCAAAACTAAGAATTCACCCCTATACGTATTTACACACATGCATGTATACAAATGTCTTGAACAGAATACCATGTGAGACTATGAGTACATATTGTAGCACTACTTAATGACGTTGATTTTGGTTTGGTGACTAATAAATTATTGGATCCATGCCTCAAAAACATAGATATGCTTGTTTCCGCACAAATCACAATGTTGTTTCGCTTATATAAAGTTGTCTCTTGTTCTTTCAGTGGCAACCCTTCAGTAATTTTAATATAGAACTGTTTCATGGTGTCACTATGTTACACCTAATGACAATCTTTCACCCCTATACATATTTTTACATGTGCACATACACAGATGGCTCGAACAGAATATCTATGATATAATATGTCATGTGAGACTACGATTATATTATAATACTATTTAATGATGATCGAGTCTGGTTTGGTGACTAATAAATTAGTGAATCCATGCCTCAACACAGATATGCTTGTTTCCACAATGTTGTTTCTCTTATATGTAGTTATGTCTCCTGTTCTTTCAGTGGAGCAGTTCAGTATTTTAAATGACACTGTTTCATGGTGTCATTATTTTACACCAAATGGCAATCAATCTTTCTTTACTTTTAATGCTTTTTTTTATCGAAAGGGATTATTAGTAGTGTCCTTGTATCGATTTGAAGATCTAAATGTATGCAGTCAGCCTTTATATATGGTTTTTAAGCTTATGTGATTGGCATTTCCATGAGTATTTATGATACCAAGATCATAGCAACAATGTGATATGGTCCTGAGTATAGGATCGAGTCACAGGTCGAGATCCAGATCCGTACTTGGTCATGCAACACGTAAGGGGGgaagggagaaggaaaaagaCTCGTCCTAGACAGAGTCCAAATCACTCAAGGGAGAAGACTCGTCCTAAACAGAGTCCTAATTGCTGAATTTTTTCTCCTCCCTTTATTAATAATGgcactccttatataaggagtcaaACATGACAAGATTAGGAAAGACCAACTATAAAGGAAAACaaggaatcaaaaatagaaaaactaattaggccattatttgttttctactatagcagtagttaaattatgtcattatttattttttactaaTAGCTAATTAGGTAGTAATTAATTTGCTTCCCACTATAGCGATGTTCAACAAAGGCGTCCACCTCGGCGTCCACATCACAACGATATCATTCGATGTAAATCACTGGTTTTAACGAGTAAATGATGACCATGTTGAATATTTCAGAGGCAACACCAAAGGCTATCATGCGGACAATGGGCATTAAAGGACTTACGCTGTTTCACCTGAAAAGTCATCTCCAGGTATCAGCATGTTAAATTATATCGTCGGATGAATTCTTCCTTTGTTGATAGAATAAACTATTAACATGATTTTCTCACTATAATACTTCTTTTACCTGTTATTGTTTCCAGAAATACAGATTAGGAAAGCAATCAGGCAGAGAGATGACTGATCAGTCAAAAGACGGTAGGTCAATTGGCTCGTATCTATGCTCAACTCATTCTAGATATGACAGAATCTCCAAAGGTTTCGACGAAAACCTTATTGTAGCTAGGAATGAACCTTCACTATGTTCAGAAACTGTTTCAAGCTATTTTAGATCATTTGGATCTTTAAGTTTAAGTTCTTTCCATATCCTACGAATGCAACTGGCTGTGTTTTACCTAAACACACTTCCAAACTCGTAAATGAGATTCTTGTACTCTCTTTGGAGCTGTTTACACCAATATTGTACATGATAAAATGGGGAAATTGTAATAACAACATCACACTTGACTACTTTTTCCTGATGTTATTAATTCATTGCTATTCTGTCATTATCACTGGTTATTCATGTACCTTGTGGCGACAATTCTTTGTACCTTGTGTTTCAGCTTCCTTCCATTCGGAGAATCTAAGCAACAATGCTTTATCCCCAAGAGTGCCTATGCCTGATGTCAACGAGTAAGTCATATTTTGCATAAGTTAGTAGGTCTACATATAGTATGATGCACGGTTGTTAAACTTTGACACGGTTAGTTCTTCTGCTTTCAGAGGTCGGGAAGTAAAGGAGGCATTACAAGCACAAATGGAAGTACAAAGCAGACTGTTTGAACAAGTGGAGGTACCGAGTAATCATCTTTGTTTCCGTCCATTTTGTGTGACCTCGACATTTAGTATTTCGATCTTGTCTCTGTGGAGGTACCGAGTTAGTAGCTATTTACCGACTCTAATGAGACTTTAATATCATCTTTTTACGTGCAATATTTTCAGCTAGTACACATTGTGTAAGCTCAAATTGCTTAGCAGATTTTACTAACACCCTTCTTCGTCCTTTGATTAGGTTCAGAAGCATATGCAGATCCGAATGGACGCGTTTCATAAGTACATCGATTCCTTACTTGCAAAGGCTTATGAGATAGCATCAGATCAAGTCGCTTTGACTAGTTTCGATTCAACTGAGCATCATGGACTTGCAGACATGCCAGGCAGAACCATTTGCACCTCCTCGTCCGATCTCTTGACCCAATCTGTTCTCTATCAGTTATCCATGAGCTCGATGAACATGCCTACCTGATTGTCGGAGTAGTATTGTTCCATCGCAGGAGGCCACTTCTTCCTTGGAAGCCATATGAAGTGAAGAACAAACCATGCTGATCGAAACTGCTATCACTGCACTAGATCTCTCTTTCCTTTGTAAATGGAGAAAGAAGCATTAGCCTTTTGTAAGATGATTGAAAACACTCCAAAATTGTTTACATGAAGTTTGTTCTTGTTCTTGAGCCATTTTGATTGAGGATGCGAATGGTTAGTGTTTTGTGTTTATTTCAACTATTTACGATTGATGATTAAAACTTTTATTCTTAGTTAAATTTTTAGTGAAATTATATGATTATTAAtatcaaaattacttaaattatTAAGTATTATATTGATTAATGTTTTTGTCGTCCACCTTTAGCCGATCCTAAAATACTCATTATATTTGCCACATAAAATACTCATTATATTgattaatgtttttgttgtcttCCTTTAGCTTATTTACGACGTATTGCAAAGTATGTTTCTTCAGATAACAAACTTGGGACGCTGGCTGTTGGGTAACTAGACAGTTGTACTTTTGAATTTATCCGGGTAGTCAATGAAAATTTTTTGTAAGGTCAAATTGATCATTTTTAAGATTCGTCCATTTGAAGAGCTTGAacttgaattataaaaaaaaaagaatgaaaattaAAAGGGCGTCCATCATTTGCATTTACTTTAGATGGACACTTCAATTAAAGTCAATTGAGCACTCGGTCATATAGAAGTTAGCATGTAGCTTCTATAAGTATAGAAATTGGTTGCTAGCTTCTATAATGTGTAGAACCTAATTGCTTGTTTCTACACAAatgattttatatcattttattttgtttctctGAATGACAATCTGATTAAAATAACATTCAACTAGGAAAACGATGAAAGATACTCGTTATATTTCAAATGAACATTATTTCATCACAATCAATCGGATAGAAATTAGCATGTAACTTTTACACATTGTAGAAGTAAACATGTAACTTCTACACTATGTATAAGTTAGTTGTTAGTTTTTATAATATGTAGAAGTTAcattttaatttttacaattatgattttatattattttagtttttaCTTTTCTGAATGATCatctaattaaaataatattttaatgagcAAATCAATTGATGAAAACTTCATAATACTCATTATATTtccaattaaataaaaataagccaTGTAAAAATTAACATGtaactttttatatatatatatatatatatatatatatatatatgaactatctaaaatatccttatattatttgattatatatatatataatatgtgaactatctaaaatatccttatattatTTGATTACTCAACCACATAGAAGATAACATATAACTTATACACTTAGAAGCTAGCAACTAGCTTGCACATTTGTATAAGTTATATACTAACTTCTACATATaagataatatcaaaactatttagGTTCAGTTTCAATAtagtatcaaaactattttttattttacttctaGTGCCTGTGCTTGAaatatagtatcaaagctattttgttttttagattttaccttttgcccCCCAACAAACTACTCTTATTCAAATACCATTATAGCACATTCAAAAGTGCTACAAGATCCTCATAATTACtctaaataattttagttaaaactAAACTATTTTAACATGGATTAAAACTActcaaaaatattaataaaaatgatTCAATTGGATAAAAATAACACTAACAGAATAGTTTTAATCCAAAAtgctaaaattaaaaattgtttGGGCCAAATTTGTTATAATTGAACCATTTGGATCTACCGGATTGATCTATCCcatcaaataatttaaatgaatttgattaaaattttatcaactatTTTAAACAGGTCCAGACGGACTGACCCATCTGAGCCCATGACTCGCACAGAACTATCCATAGCAGACTTAGGTTGGCCCGTAAATTTAAATTTGTCAAAGGGGCGTTAAAAGAAGTAAAAACTTGAGGGTTTAATAAAAATATTGTAGCATTCGAGGGgtaaaataaaattgtttccggAATATTTGATGGGCCTGGCTGCCGGCCTATGGGCTCTGACAATGACTACGAAAGCCGCCAGATCGACCAGTCCAATCGCGACCTCCGCCAAACAAAGCCACGAAGTGATATCCTGTCGAGCGAAACCCTAGCCACAGACTTCTCCGGTCGCTACTGGATCCTCTCTTCGTGCCTAGCGATCGGTTTGGTTCCCTTATCATGGATTTCTCCTCCTCGATCTTTGGTTTTCTCATGTTTTCGGTTGAATACCTCTTTCGGCGATCCGTATCTGATGTGGTTTTTGTGCAAAAAAgaaatctttgtttttttttgggtgtgtgtgtgtgtgctttCCCTCGATTTTGCTGGTATATCGAAAAATTCAAATGGGGAGATTTGCTCGGCTCCGATAGTAAAATGATTCGATTTATAATTTTTCGGAAATTTGTTTTTCTGGTGATGGATTTTCCGTTATTTGGTTGAAGAAAGTTCGTGATTTGTTTCTTGGCAGATCATTCGGAAGGAATAGGTCACCATGGCCGATCTAGAGAATCTGCTACTGCAGGCAGCTGGAAGGACAGGGTCTGGCCGGAAGAACAGCAATTCACGCAAACAATCAAGATGGAGGCGAGATAGTTCTTACTCCGACGGAAGTGACTCCAAGGATGATGATTCAGACAATCCCAAGTATACAAAAAGGAAACCGCCAGGCTCACAGATTCCGCTGAAGAAGAGGTTTGACCCGCCAGAGACTGACAGGAGGAGCAGCCGGAGAGATGATGATTACGATGACAGTAGTCGCAGACACAGTGATGAGGATTCAGACAGTGCTCCATCGGTTAGTGATCTTTACAAGGATGATGCAGACAAAGAAGAACTCGGGAAGATGTCTGAGCTTGACAGGGAGATGATATTGGCAGAGAGGAGTACTAAAATAGATGATTACAAACTGAAAAAGATGGCGagagcttcatcttcaaagaTGGAGAGGGGCCGAAAGAGGGGCTCTCCTCCAATGCCACCTCCCGGTCGCTCAGCTGCCCGCAACGATAAGACAGCCGCAAAGAGTGCTTTGAATGAGCTGAGAGCAAAGAGAATGAGACAACAAGATCCTGATGGCTACCGCAGTCGACTAAGGGACTTGACCGGGGAGGGAAGCAGCGGTGGTTTTGGCCTTGGCGATTCTTCTCCTCCCAGGCATAGAAGTATTGGTATGGCTGCCAGTCCTCCCAGTGATAACAGCAATGAAGGCGAGAGTGGAGGCAGAATTGACAGCGAGGACGATAAGTTCGGAGATGATAAGAAGATAGATGACGACTTGGAGGATCTATCCCCCTCAAGGTTGGATGCGCCAAAGTTTGAGGATGTTAAAGAAATAACTATCAGGAGGTCAAAGCTTGTGAAATGGTTCATGGAACCCTTCTTCGAAGAGCTTATCGCAGGATGCTTTGTGCGGCTTGGTATCGGGAAGACTCGCT from Zingiber officinale cultivar Zhangliang chromosome 4A, Zo_v1.1, whole genome shotgun sequence includes the following:
- the LOC121971297 gene encoding protein PHR1-LIKE 2-like isoform X2 is translated as MFSGLIRRPEASILPEEAQGPSLALTAEPKPRLRWTSELHDRFVDAVAHLGGPEKATPKAIMRTMGIKGLTLFHLKSHLQKYRLGKQSGREMTDQSKDASFHSENLSNNALSPRVPMPDVNEGREVKEALQAQMEVQSRLFEQVEVQKHMQIRMDAFHKYIDSLLAKAYEIASDQVALTSFDSTEHHGLADMPGRTICTSSSDLLTQSVLYQLSMSSMNMPT
- the LOC121971297 gene encoding protein PHR1-LIKE 2-like isoform X1 produces the protein MFSGLIRRPEASILPEEAQGPSLALTAEPKPRLRWTSELHDRFVDAVAHLGGPEKATPKAIMRTMGIKGLTLFHLKSHLQKYRLGKQSGREMTDQSKDASFHSENLSNNALSPRVPMPDVNDSSAFRGREVKEALQAQMEVQSRLFEQVEVQKHMQIRMDAFHKYIDSLLAKAYEIASDQVALTSFDSTEHHGLADMPGRTICTSSSDLLTQSVLYQLSMSSMNMPT
- the LOC121971297 gene encoding protein PHR1-LIKE 2-like isoform X3, which encodes MMTMLNISEATPKAIMRTMGIKGLTLFHLKSHLQKYRLGKQSGREMTDQSKDASFHSENLSNNALSPRVPMPDVNDSSAFRGREVKEALQAQMEVQSRLFEQVEVQKHMQIRMDAFHKYIDSLLAKAYEIASDQVALTSFDSTEHHGLADMPGRTICTSSSDLLTQSVLYQLSMSSMNMPT